Genomic window (Blastocatellia bacterium):
TCGTCGTCAGTCCGGGAGTTCCTCTTACGCTCGAGCCGCTCGTGCGTGCCCGTGCCGCCGGTATTCCCATCATCAGCGAGCTGGAACTGGCGAGCCGATTCCTCACCGGAACCCTCGTCGCCGTGACCGGCTCCAACGGAAAGACGACGGTGACAACCCTCATCGGAGAACTCCTGGCCGCGGCGGGGCTGGAGACCTTCGTCGGCGGGAATATCGGTCGGCCGCTGACGGACTTCATTGGCCGGACGACGGAAGCGAGCGTCATCGTGGCCGAGGTGAGCAGTTTCCAACTGGAAGCGATTGAGACGTTCAGGCCTCAGGTGGCGGTGGTAACCAACATCAGTCCCGATCATCTCGACCGGCACGGAACGCTGGAGGCCTACATTCGCGCCAAGCGCCGCATCTTCCTCAATCAGCAAGAGCGGGATTGGGCCGTGCTCAATGCCGACGATCCGGTCGTGCGAGAAATGCGCGAGGCGACACCCGCGCGACCGATTTTCTTCAGCCGGAGAGAGCAACTGCACGAAGGCGTTTGCTTCCATGACGGGCGAATCGTTCTCCGCGCCGGAGGGGAGGAGCGGGAGCTGATCCGTCGCGAGGAGCTTCCGCTGCGGGGCTGGCACAACGTGGAAAATGCGATGGCGGCACTCGGAGCGGCGCTCGCCGCCGCATCCCTTTCTCGAGTCGGTATGGACGAACGGCACCGGGCGATGTCGGTGGCCGATCTTCTGCCGCTCAGCGATCACATGCCTTTTCGTCAGACCCTTCAGTGCTTCACCGGTGTGGAGCATCGGCTCGAATGGGTGGCGGCGATCCACGGCGTGGAGTACTTCAACGACTCGAAGGCGACCAACGTGGACTCGACCCTCAAGGCCCTGGACGCCTTCGAGGGGAACATCGTGCTCATCCTCGGCGGCCGAGATAAAGGAAGCGATTTCACCGTCCTCCGTCCGCTGGTCCAGCAGAAGGTCAAGCACATCATCTTGCTCGGCGAGGCCAGCGCCAAGATCGCTCAGGCTCTGGCGGGAACCGTCCCCATGACACCGGCGGCGACGATGGCCGATGCCGTGCGGTTTGCCGCCGAACGGGCCGAGCCGGGCGACGTCGTTCTTCTGGCACCGGCCTGTGCCAGCTTCGACATGTTCGACAATTACGAGCATCGCGGGCGCGTCTTCAAAGCTGAAGTGGAAAAATTGCGGAGGAACAACCGACCATGACGACGCGGGGAGAATCCCGGCTTTTTCCTCGCACGGTGGGGGCAACGCGGCTGGCACCGAAGCTGATCAGCGATAAGTGGCTGTTCACGCTCAGTGTCGGATTGGTCATTTTCGGCGTCGTCATGGTCTACAGCGCCTCGGCCGTGCTGGCGGAGGAACGATTCGACAGCCAGTACTACTTCCTCGTGCGTCAGGCCATGTGGGCGGTACTCGGACTGACCGGGCTCATCGGGGCCATGCACATTGACTATCACGTCTATCAGAGGCCGCGCGTGGTCTTTCTCATCCTGGGCGTATGTCTGGTCCTGCTCATCGCCGTCTTCTTTTTCCCGCCGGTCAATCACGTTCACCGGTGGATTCGCGTTCGCTCGTTTTCCTTCCAACCGTCGGAGCTGGCCCGCCTGGCGCTGATTATTTTCCTCGCCGCGTATCTGGACCGGCGGATTCCAGCGGGCATCAAGCAGTTCTGGATGACGTTGTTCCCGTGCGCCCTGGTGGCGGGACTTGTGATCGGGCTGATTTTGCTCCAACCCGATTTCGGCACGGCGCTCATGCTGGGTTTGATCCTGGCGACGATGTTGTTCATCGTGCGCGTTCCCCTGAAGCAGCAGGCGACGTTGCTCATTCCCCTGCCGCTGGTGATGTATCTGGCGCTCATTCGGGTTGACTGGCGGCTGGATCGCCTTCGCGCCTTTCTCGACCCCTGGCAAGACCCGCAGGGGCGCGGCTTTCAGGCCATTCAATCGCTGGTGGCGCTGGGCAGCGGCGGTCTCACCGGCGTGGGGTTTGCGCAGGGGAAACAGAAACTCTTCTTCTTGCCCGAACCCCATACGGATTTCATCTTCTCGCAAATCGGGGAGGAACTCGGATTGTTGGGAACCGGAGCGCTGGTCCTCGCGTTCGGGCTCATCTTCTGGCGAGGCGTTCGGATCGCCCTGCGGGCCCCGGACAGTTTTGGGATGCTGCTGGCGACCGGGATCATCGCTTCGATCACGCTCCAGGCCCTTTTCAACATGAGTGTGGCCGTGGGCCTGCTGCCGATTAAAGGGATGCCGTTGCCGCTCATCAGTGCCGGCGGATCGTCCCTTTTCATGACGCTGACGATGATCGGCATTTTGCTCAACATCGCCGAACAGGGGAAAGAGGATGCCGATTAAAGTTCTCATCGCTGCTGCTGGAACCGGCGGACATATTTTCCCCGGCATTGCCGTGGCGAAGGAATTTCGCCGCCGCGATCCCGATGCCGAGATCGTCTTCGTGGGGACGTCGGCCGGGCTGGAGACGAAGATCGTTCCCCGCGAAGGGTTCGAGCTGGAGCTGATTGACATCGCCGGTCTCGCGCGCGTGGGACTGCGGGCCATGCTGCGGACGGTGCTCCGGCGGCTGCCGAAGAGTCTCTTTCAGAGCTGGCGACTGCTGCGCCGTCGCCGACCGGACCTGGTCATCGGTATCGGCGGATACGTATCGGGGCCGGTCGTGCTCGCCGCCGTCCTCTGTGGTATTCCCACGATGATCATCGAGCCCAACGTGTCCCCCGGTCTGACCAATCGGATTCTGGGACGCCTCGTTTGCCGGGCCGCCGTGAGCTTCCCGCAAACGCTCGCCTCCTTCGGCGACAAAGGTCGGCTGACGGGCAATCCCGTGCGACCGGAATTCTTCGCCTGCGCCGAGGCGTCACGACCTCTCGCGGCGACGACGCGGCGGCACCTTCTTGTTTTCGGCGGCAGTCAGGGGGCACACGCCATCAATCAGGTGATGGTGGAGGCGCTGCCCATTGTTTACCGACGGCTGACGAACGAGCGACCGGATCTGGAGTTGACCGTCACGCATCAAACGGGAGAACGGGATTACGCTTCGGTGCGCGCGAGCTATGAACACCTCGGGTTGGGAGATCGGGTCCAGACGGTTGTTTTCATTGACCGGATGGCCCAGGAGTTCGCGCGCGCCGATTTGATCATCTCGCGGGCGGGAGCCACGACGATCGCCGAGCTGACGGCCGCGGCCAAGCCGGCGATTCTCATCCCCCTGCCCACGGCGGCGGACGATCATCAGCGAAAAAATGCCGAGGCGCTCCAGCGTGCGGGAGCCGCGCGGTGTTTGCTCCAGGCCGAGGCGACTGCCGAGCGGCTGGCCGAGGAAATCCTGACGCTCATCGCGGATCCGGAGAAGCTGAGAGCGATGTCCGAGGCGAGTCGCAAACTGGCGACGCCGGACGCCGCCGCCCGGATTGTTGATCTCGCCTACGATGTCCTCAAAAGCGGCGCGCGGGACTCGACCCGGGCCGCATCGGCGACGCCGGATCGCCCGGCAGTCCGTTGTCTGGCGACCGCATGGATCGCAGCGCTGATTGTGGTGGGCGCGATGGGCTGATCTCTCATCGGCTTATGCTCAAACGCATACGACACGTGCATCTGGTGGGAATTGGCGGAGTCGGCATGAGCGGCATCGCGGAGTTGCTGCTCAATCAGGGGTATCACGTGACCGGCTCGGACCTGAAAGCCTCCCCCGTGACCGAGCGATTGCAACGGCTCGGCGCCCACATCCGGATCGGTCATCGCGCCGAGAATGTGGGTTCGGCCGATGTCGTCGTCTACTCGACGGCGGTGCGATGGGACAATCCCGAACTCGTGGAGGCGCGTCAGCGACAGATTCCCGTCATTCCCCGGGCCGAGATGCTCGCCGAGTTGATGCGGCTGAAATACAGCATCCTCGTCGCCGGTTCGCATGGGAAGACGACGACGACATCAATGATCGCCACCGTTCTCGCACAGGCCGGACTCGATCCCACCATCGTCGTGGGGGGACGGCTCCGCGCGCTGGACAGTCACGCCAAGCTCGGCAGCGGCGAGTTCATCGTCGCCGAAGCCGATGAGAGCGACAAATCCTTCCTCAAACTGACCCCGACGTTCGCCGTGGTGACGAACATTGATCGGGAGCATCTGGATTTCTATCGCGATCTGGAGGAGATTCAAGAGTGCTTCGTTGAGTTCGTCAATCGGGTGCCGTTTTACGGATCGGTGATCGCCTGTCTGGATGACCCGAATATCCAGGCCATCATTCCGCGCGTGACGCGGAAACTGATCACCTACGGTCTCTCCTCGCAGGCCGACGTGACGGCGGTGGAGGTGGACATGCCGGATTGTTTCCACGCCGCATTCACGGCGCGGTGGCGGGGCGAGCCGCTGGCGCGAATTGAGATGAGCGTCTCCGGTCTTCACAACGTCTACAATGCGCTGGCCGCGGTGGCTCTTTCACGGGACCTGGATATATCGCCGGAGATCACGGCCAGCGCCCTGGCCGAATTCCGGGGTGTGGACCGTCGCTTCCAGGTGAAGGGGGAAGTGAACGACGTCCTCATCGTGGACGACTACGGACACCATCCGACCGAGATCAAAGCCACTCTGGCTACCGCGCGCGGATGCAACAGGCGCACCGTCGTCGTCTTTCAGCCGCATCGCTATACGCGCACGAAGTTTCTCATGGACGAATTCGCCCGCGCTTTCTACGATGCCGATGTATTGCTCATCTGCGACATCTATCCGGCGAGCGAGGATCCGATCGAGGGGGTGACGGCGCAGGTTCTGGCCGAACGCATTCAGAGCTTCGGCCACAAGGATGCGCGCTACGTCGGAGGTTTGGACGAAGCGGTCGAGGCGCTCCTTTCGCTGATTCGTCCGGGCGATCTGGTGCTCACACTCGGTGCGGGGAACGTCTATCAGGTCGGAGAGAAGTTGCTCGCTCAGTTGGGAGGAAAGTGAGATGGCATCGGAACTGGGTCCACAGGTTGTTACACCGAGGAAGCGTCCGCGGGCCAGGACCTGGCCGCGCAGCCAGCAAGTCAGCGGCCGCGATCGTCGCCAGCCCGGGGCGCTCAGAAGCTGGCTGAGGGAGATGGGGCGGCGCGTGTCCGGTTCATTCCTTCTCCCGGCAGTGCTTCTGGTCGGACTCGCGATGGCCGCCTATGCGGTGGTGACGAGTTCCGCCTTCTCGCTGAAAAAGGTGATCGTGACGGGAACGTCGCAACTGAGCAGTGAGGACATCGAATCGCCCGTGCGCGAGCGGCTCCGCCAGAGCATCTTCGCCGCCGACCTCGAGACTCTCCGCGAGGAACTGAAGAAGATTCCTCTCGTCAAGGAAGCCGAGATCAGTCGCCTTCTCCCCGACACCATCATCGTGCGCCTAACCGAGCGAACGCCCGCGGCGCTGGTGGCACGACTCAATCACACGCCGGTGGTCGTGGACGAGGAAGGGGTGATCCTGGGCGATTATCACCTGCTCGGAGAGACGACGATGCCGCTTCTGGTCGGTTGGGACGAAGAGGAGTCCGACCGCGCGGCGGATGAGAATCGCCGTCGCGTGGCGTTTTATCGTCAGCTCCGGGACGTACTGAGCCGTCCGCCCGACTTGTGGAATAAGATTGACCAGGTCAACCTTCGCACTCTGGACGACGTCGTCATTCACCTGACCGAGAGTCCGGAGACGCGCCTGCATCTGGGGAACAAAGATTTCCGCAGCCGGCTCGAACTGGCCCTTGCCATCCTGGAAGCTCTTCGGAAGCATGACGCCGCCGGACTGCGTCGGCTGGGGATTATTCCCAGCGAGGAAATGCTCCAGGGAGATGTCACCGTCAGTTATCTCGATGTATCACAACCGACGCGAGTGGTGATCCGGCTCGCCGAGGTCACGCGCAACCCCTCCATCCCGTCTGATGAGAAAGCACAAGCTCCGGTTCCATCCTCCAAGGGGATGTCACGTTCTGCTGCGACTCGTGACGCTCTGATCAAACGACATCGAACGAGGTGACTTATGGCCAGACAAGAATCGCACATCTTCGGAGTAGACATCGGGACCACCCGTACCACGGCCGTCGTCGCTGAAATGAACGACGAGGGCAAACTGGAAATCATGGGCGTTGGGGTGGCCGAATCCCGGGGTTTGAGGAAAGGAGTCATCGTCAATCCCGAAGCGGCTGCCGAACCGATTCGACGCGCTGTCGAAGAAGCGGAGCGGATGTCGGGATTGATCGCCGAATCGGTTCACGTCTCCATGTCGGGGACGCTGCTGAAGGGATTGAACAACCGGGGGATCATCGCCATCACCAGCGCCGATCGGCGGATCACCCGGGCCGACATCAAGCGGGTCATCGAGACGGCCTGCGTCGTGAGCCTGCCGGGAGGCCACGAGATCATTGATGTACAGCCCCAGGAGTACATCATTGACGGGCAAGATGGCATCAGTGATCCGCTCGATATGCTGGGAACCCGTCTGGAGGTCGCCGTCCATATCATTACCGGACCGATTACGGTCCGACAAAACATCGTCAGCGCCGTCAACCGCGCCGGACTGCTGGTGGCGGATGTGGTGCTGGAACCCGTCGCTGCTGCCGAAGCGACGCTGACCGAGGACGAACGCGAGTACGGATCAGCGGTGATCAACATCGGCGCGGAGACGACCAGTCTGGCGATCTACCAGCGAGGAGCGGTACAGCATACGGCCATCTTCCCCCTGGGGGGAACACACTTCACCAACGACATCGCCTTCGGGCTGAGAACGCCCATTCCCGAGGCCGAGCGGATCAAGCGGACCTACGGCTGCGTTCTGCCATCGCTGGCCGCCGAGAGCGACGAGGTCATCGAAGTCCCCAGCGTCAGTCGGCGACCGCCGCGAACGCTCTCGCGCCAGATTCTCTGCGAGATCTTGCAGCCGCGTGCCGAGGAGCTGCTCGGCGTGGTCTACGATGAGATCAAACGGGCGGGCTACGAGCGGGAACTCTCCTCCGGGATCATTCTCACCGGCGGGGGCGCACTGCTGCAGGGGCTCGCCGATCTCGCCGAACAAGTATTCGATCATCCGACGCGGCTCGGTTATCCCCTGGGCATCAGCGGCCTGTCCGATGATATTAATGGGCCGATTGCCACAACCGCCATCGGACTGGTCCTCATCGCCCACCGCGGACGGATGGGCCACTACTACCGAACGCCGTCGCAAGCCAAGGCGATGTCCCGAACGGCCGCTCGTGTCAAGAGCTGGCTGGGAAACTTTTTGTCCTGATGGAAGAGTCCGGGGATTTCCAGATGATGCAAGGGATCGAAGACTATCGCTCGTGGTGGTGAGGTCCCCAGCACGACTCATCCGGAACCAAGCCTCGACAAAGACGAGGCTCATGATTTCGCTCACACAAAGTGAGCGGGAACTCAATAACAGTGAGGAGGTAAAATGATGCCAGCGGAGACGAAACCGGCAACCAACATCCTGAGATTAGACTTTGCCGACGAAGCCACCAACGGCGCCGTCATTAAAGTCATCGGCGTCGGCGGGGGCGGCGGCAATGCCGTCAACCACATGATCGAGGCCCAGATTGATGGGGTTCAGTTTATCGCTGCCAACACGGATCTGCAGGCCCTGAGAATGTCCAAGGCCCCGATTAAACTGCAAATCGGGGCCAAGCTGACCAAAGGCCTGGGCGCGGGCGCCAATCCCGAAATCGGTCGTCAGGCGGCGCTGGAAGACACCGAGAAGATCCTCGAAGTCCTCGAAGGAGCGGACATGGTCTTCATCACCACTGGCCTTGGCGGAGGGACGGGGACGGGAGCTGCTCCCATCATCGCCAGCCTGGCCACCGAAATCGGCGCCCTGACCGTGGCCGTTGTCACCAAGCCCTTTCACTTCGAGGGACGCCGCCGTATGCTCCAGGCCGAGCAGGGAGTCCGCGAACTTCGGGAGTGCGTGGACACGCTCATCACCATTCCCAACGAACGGCTCCTCTCGGTGGTGGATCGGAATGTCTCTCTGGTGGATGCCTTCAAGATGGCCGACGATGTTCTCCGACAGGCCGTTCAGGGAATCTCCGACCTGATCACCGTGCCCGGGCTCATCAATCTCGACTTCGCCGACGTCAAGACGGTCATGTGCGGGATGGGCATGGCGCTCATGGGCATCGGCACCGGCACCGGCGAAAACCGCGCTCTCGATGCAACAAAGAAAGCGGTGTCCAGTCCTCTGCTGGAGGAGACTTCGATTGAAGGAGCCAAAGGCGTCCTGATCAACGTGACGGGAGGACCGGATCTCACGCTCCACGAGGTCAACCAGTCCATCTCGATGATCCGGGAGATCGTCCACGAGGACGCCAATATCCTCGTGGGAGCGGTGATTGACGAGGGCATCAAAAACGAGATGCGCATCACGGTGATTGCCACCGGTTTCGATTACTCGGCG
Coding sequences:
- the murD gene encoding UDP-N-acetylmuramoyl-L-alanine--D-glutamate ligase, producing VVSPGVPLTLEPLVRARAAGIPIISELELASRFLTGTLVAVTGSNGKTTVTTLIGELLAAAGLETFVGGNIGRPLTDFIGRTTEASVIVAEVSSFQLEAIETFRPQVAVVTNISPDHLDRHGTLEAYIRAKRRIFLNQQERDWAVLNADDPVVREMREATPARPIFFSRREQLHEGVCFHDGRIVLRAGGEERELIRREELPLRGWHNVENAMAALGAALAAASLSRVGMDERHRAMSVADLLPLSDHMPFRQTLQCFTGVEHRLEWVAAIHGVEYFNDSKATNVDSTLKALDAFEGNIVLILGGRDKGSDFTVLRPLVQQKVKHIILLGEASAKIAQALAGTVPMTPAATMADAVRFAAERAEPGDVVLLAPACASFDMFDNYEHRGRVFKAEVEKLRRNNRP
- the ftsW gene encoding putative lipid II flippase FtsW, which gives rise to MTTRGESRLFPRTVGATRLAPKLISDKWLFTLSVGLVIFGVVMVYSASAVLAEERFDSQYYFLVRQAMWAVLGLTGLIGAMHIDYHVYQRPRVVFLILGVCLVLLIAVFFFPPVNHVHRWIRVRSFSFQPSELARLALIIFLAAYLDRRIPAGIKQFWMTLFPCALVAGLVIGLILLQPDFGTALMLGLILATMLFIVRVPLKQQATLLIPLPLVMYLALIRVDWRLDRLRAFLDPWQDPQGRGFQAIQSLVALGSGGLTGVGFAQGKQKLFFLPEPHTDFIFSQIGEELGLLGTGALVLAFGLIFWRGVRIALRAPDSFGMLLATGIIASITLQALFNMSVAVGLLPIKGMPLPLISAGGSSLFMTLTMIGILLNIAEQGKEDAD
- the murG gene encoding undecaprenyldiphospho-muramoylpentapeptide beta-N-acetylglucosaminyltransferase, with translation MPIKVLIAAAGTGGHIFPGIAVAKEFRRRDPDAEIVFVGTSAGLETKIVPREGFELELIDIAGLARVGLRAMLRTVLRRLPKSLFQSWRLLRRRRPDLVIGIGGYVSGPVVLAAVLCGIPTMIIEPNVSPGLTNRILGRLVCRAAVSFPQTLASFGDKGRLTGNPVRPEFFACAEASRPLAATTRRHLLVFGGSQGAHAINQVMVEALPIVYRRLTNERPDLELTVTHQTGERDYASVRASYEHLGLGDRVQTVVFIDRMAQEFARADLIISRAGATTIAELTAAAKPAILIPLPTAADDHQRKNAEALQRAGAARCLLQAEATAERLAEEILTLIADPEKLRAMSEASRKLATPDAAARIVDLAYDVLKSGARDSTRAASATPDRPAVRCLATAWIAALIVVGAMG
- the murC gene encoding UDP-N-acetylmuramate--L-alanine ligase; the encoded protein is MLKRIRHVHLVGIGGVGMSGIAELLLNQGYHVTGSDLKASPVTERLQRLGAHIRIGHRAENVGSADVVVYSTAVRWDNPELVEARQRQIPVIPRAEMLAELMRLKYSILVAGSHGKTTTTSMIATVLAQAGLDPTIVVGGRLRALDSHAKLGSGEFIVAEADESDKSFLKLTPTFAVVTNIDREHLDFYRDLEEIQECFVEFVNRVPFYGSVIACLDDPNIQAIIPRVTRKLITYGLSSQADVTAVEVDMPDCFHAAFTARWRGEPLARIEMSVSGLHNVYNALAAVALSRDLDISPEITASALAEFRGVDRRFQVKGEVNDVLIVDDYGHHPTEIKATLATARGCNRRTVVVFQPHRYTRTKFLMDEFARAFYDADVLLICDIYPASEDPIEGVTAQVLAERIQSFGHKDARYVGGLDEAVEALLSLIRPGDLVLTLGAGNVYQVGEKLLAQLGGK
- a CDS encoding FtsQ-type POTRA domain-containing protein, yielding MASELGPQVVTPRKRPRARTWPRSQQVSGRDRRQPGALRSWLREMGRRVSGSFLLPAVLLVGLAMAAYAVVTSSAFSLKKVIVTGTSQLSSEDIESPVRERLRQSIFAADLETLREELKKIPLVKEAEISRLLPDTIIVRLTERTPAALVARLNHTPVVVDEEGVILGDYHLLGETTMPLLVGWDEEESDRAADENRRRVAFYRQLRDVLSRPPDLWNKIDQVNLRTLDDVVIHLTESPETRLHLGNKDFRSRLELALAILEALRKHDAAGLRRLGIIPSEEMLQGDVTVSYLDVSQPTRVVIRLAEVTRNPSIPSDEKAQAPVPSSKGMSRSAATRDALIKRHRTR
- the ftsA gene encoding cell division protein FtsA encodes the protein MARQESHIFGVDIGTTRTTAVVAEMNDEGKLEIMGVGVAESRGLRKGVIVNPEAAAEPIRRAVEEAERMSGLIAESVHVSMSGTLLKGLNNRGIIAITSADRRITRADIKRVIETACVVSLPGGHEIIDVQPQEYIIDGQDGISDPLDMLGTRLEVAVHIITGPITVRQNIVSAVNRAGLLVADVVLEPVAAAEATLTEDEREYGSAVINIGAETTSLAIYQRGAVQHTAIFPLGGTHFTNDIAFGLRTPIPEAERIKRTYGCVLPSLAAESDEVIEVPSVSRRPPRTLSRQILCEILQPRAEELLGVVYDEIKRAGYERELSSGIILTGGGALLQGLADLAEQVFDHPTRLGYPLGISGLSDDINGPIATTAIGLVLIAHRGRMGHYYRTPSQAKAMSRTAARVKSWLGNFLS
- the ftsZ gene encoding cell division protein FtsZ, with product MMPAETKPATNILRLDFADEATNGAVIKVIGVGGGGGNAVNHMIEAQIDGVQFIAANTDLQALRMSKAPIKLQIGAKLTKGLGAGANPEIGRQAALEDTEKILEVLEGADMVFITTGLGGGTGTGAAPIIASLATEIGALTVAVVTKPFHFEGRRRMLQAEQGVRELRECVDTLITIPNERLLSVVDRNVSLVDAFKMADDVLRQAVQGISDLITVPGLINLDFADVKTVMCGMGMALMGIGTGTGENRALDATKKAVSSPLLEETSIEGAKGVLINVTGGPDLTLHEVNQSISMIREIVHEDANILVGAVIDEGIKNEMRITVIATGFDYSASAANTPVATPTTRATGSRLSQQSLLGSDALPGNPSRSHSDLDVPAFIRKKAD